One bacterium genomic window, CGATCAGGATAACCGCTGCATAAAGTCTTTTCTTGTTCACTTACTCAACTCCATAGGTCATTACTAGTGAAAAACAATGAATACTGTCGTTTTCGAGCGGATCGGATGAATAGGCATAATCGAGGCTGATGGAACCCGTTACACGGACAGTGAATCCCGCGGTCAAAGCTCCGGTATCGAGTTCATCCGATGAGGTATAATTATACAGCCCGGCCCGCAGAGTGAACGTATCGTTATATTTGTAAGCCGCGCCGAGATCGAGTCCGAAAGGATTTCCCTCGACTAATTCGAGCGTCGAAGCGAGGAGCAGTTTTTCACGAAATAACTGGTACGCGACACCGAACGTATTGTAGTGGGGAAACCGGTCCTCTTTTTCAAGCGGCTGGCCATCGACCGAGCCTATGGTCTCTTTCCAGCGGTTGCTGTTCCACGTGAATCTGCTGTTCACATCGCGGGTGACAAAGGAAGCGGTAAAGTTCTTGAATGGCCGCACCATAACGCCGAGATCGAATCCGAACGCCTTGGCATCATCGTCATCAAGCTTCCAGTACGCCATTTTCGCATTGATACCGATCGATACGAACTGATTGAGATTTTTTGAAAAGGTAATTGCGAAAGCATTACGGCTATCGGAGAGTGAACCGGTCGGGTTGCCGTTGAGATCACGGCCCACGACGTCCTCAGTGCCAGCATTTATCCATGAAAACGCAAAACTCGCATCGGGACCGATTTTACTGCCGAACGCGATATCCTTGAAATGACGGTCCATGCTGAGATACCGGAACGATATCGCCATCTGCCTGTTGTTCATGGTCGAAAGGCCCGCGGGATTGTAATATGCGCTGTACACATCTCCCTCAACCGCTGTATAGGCATTCCCCATTCCCATAGCCCGCGACCCGACACCCATACGCATGAATTCACCGGCCCACGGACGGTAATCGTCCGGATATGCGGCTCCGGATAACGCAATAACTGTAACTGACATGGCGACAATAAATTTTATTATTCCGCGCTCAGTCGAGAACCATGATTTTACCACGTGCTGAATCCCCTTTGTCTGTTTTGATTAGATAAAAATACACACCATTGGGAACGACATGCATGTCGCTGTCTTTTCCATCCCAGACCTCGTCGTGCGAAAGACCGCCGGCGCGGCCCTCACCGTCCACAAGCGTCCGTATGATACGGCCCTGATAGTCGTAGATTCTGACAGTGATATCCGACTGTTCGACAAGCGAATAATGAATCTTCGTCAGCGAATAACTGATGTCGCGCCGTTTCGGAGAGAACGGATTGGGGTATGCATAGGTTTCCACATTGTCGAAGCGCGATGAAATACCGATATTTTCTATCTTATTGTTATCGAGAGCTTTGACGCGGGTCACGCCCTGGAATATCTCCCAGTTTTTCCCCCAGTCATGAGAGCGGGCGATGCCATCCGAGCCAGTCACCCACAGGGTATCACCCACCACGAGCACAGAGAATATCTGTTTTCCGTGGGCCCACTTTTTGGACGCCGATTCGACGATATCGACGATTTTCCATGTATCCCCGAGATCGTACGAAATCACGAGCCCGGAATCGGAAGCCGCCAGAACGGTCCTGTCGCTTACTGCGGGATCGTTCGCTCCCTCGTGCCCGAAAGCGAAATTCCACGAATTATAAATAGTGGATTTGTATTCCCATGTCGCACCGTTGTCATCGGTATGGCAGATACCATAAACACCGAGGCCGGTATTCATCATTTCCTTATCACAGCCGGCCCATATGTGGGTCTTGCCGTCCACTACCTTGTGCTCGACCGTGTAGACCCAGTTGCCGGGCCATTGATCCTGCGGATTCCCGGAGTCGTCGGCGGGCCATGAATAATTCTTCCACGTTTTTCCGCCGTCAAAGCTGGAGTTTATTCCCATGAATGTTCCGACCCATAATGTATCGCCGTACGCTTCGACACAGTATCCGTGATGATTGACATTCAGGTAATCGAATCCGGTCGTATCGGGCAGAACCTGCGTCCATGTATTGCCGAGATCGGTGGTTTTGAGGAGATATCCCCATGTCGTCGCGCACCAGAGCGTTCTGCCGGAAAGAGCGAAATCATAGGTCATGGTATAGGTTCCGGGGTATTTATAACCCGCTCTGTCGGGGAACAGATCGGTTACGGGGATATGTTTCCATGTCTGTCCATGGTCGGTCGAGATCGAATATCCGTCACCTGTTGGATAGACATCTCCGCTGCGGTTATCGCTATAAATCCACGCGGTGATGAGTGTGTCTCCCGAAGCAAAGAACGATGAGATAGTCGCTTTCCCGAAACCGGGCATGGAATCGTAGGAAATCCAGTCGGTGACATGATAACCTTCGCCCACAAGATTGGTCAGGGTTCCGGAGCCGGTGATCCAGAGCGATGTGCCGTTCCATGCGATATCTCCGAGATCGTTTGCGCCGAGTCCGGTGCTGATTTTTTCGATACGATCGATATTGAACGGTTCACTCCATGACAATGCAGCTGCACCGATGATTGCGACAAGGGTAATAATAAATCGGAATAGGTACTTCACAAGAAAGTCTCCCTTATATGAAATGAGATCGTTGCTGCCGGTAATTCTTCTGCCGGGTATCGATGAATCGCCGGATGATACTGTCAGATCAACCACAATCATCAGCCTTTTGTTTTCTTGATAATGATCGACTGGCCCGGTTGAATCTTCCTGTGGTCTTTGATTTTATTCCATAGTATCAAGTCTTTATAATCGACGTTGTATGTTCTGGCGATATCATAGAGCGAATCGCCTTCCTGGATAACATAGGTAATCTGTTCGGGAGCATCGGTGCTGCGTGATGAATCCGACTTCTGGGCGAGCGCTCCCGATGACCCGGACCCGGGGACAATCAGGCGCTGTCCCACATATATCTTCGTGCTCTTTCCCATTTTATTGAGCGACTGCAGGACCGATACGGAAGTTTTGAATTTAGTTGCCACAAGGCCGAGACTGTCATCCTTACGGACAACATAGACGTCCGTCTTCTCTTTGGATACAACCACATCGTCCGATTTATCAGATACGGCGGAAGCGACATACTCCTCTTTCCCTCCGGGTATCTTAAGCCTCTGTCCGACCGACAACCGGTGTGCATTTCTGAGATTATTGGCGTTCATGAGACTCGTCACCGACACACCGAACCGCTGGGCAATACCCGACAGCGTGTCCCCTCGCCTGACCGAATAACCGGAAACCCGCGGAGGAACATATTTTTCAGGTTCTATCTTGGCATATTCAGCGAGAAATGTCTCTTTTGCTCCCTTGGGAATTCGCAGATGATACATTTCTTTACCCGCGGGAGTGTAGTCACGGCGCAGCTCGGCATTTAAATCCCGTAATTCCTCAAGGCTGACACTGGTCTGCTCGGCGATCCTTTTCAGATTCGTATAGGGATGAACCTCAACGGTATCGAACTCAAGCGGGGGGTCGTATTCGATCTTTTCAAAACCGAAAAGCTCGGGCTCCTTTGCAATAATGAGCGCCGCCATGAAAAACGGAACATAACTTTTTGTTTCGGTCGGGAGCTTCATCTCCCAGTAATTGATATCGGGAGTCTGCTGGAACTGTCGTGTTATACGCGCGGGGCCGCAATTATATGCCGCCATGGTGAGATTCCAGTCGTTGTATAACTGGTAGAGGTCGTTGAGGTGCTTTGCGGCGGCTTTGGTGGATTTAATCGGGTCTTTCCGCTCGTCGACCCATTCGTCCCGGTCAAGGCCGTATAGTTTTCCGGTTGCATAAAAAAACTGCCAGAGACCAACGCACCGTGCCCGAGAATAAGCGTTCGGATTGAATCCGCTCTCGATCATGCTCAGGTATGCCATATCCTGCGGCAATCCTTCCTCGGTGAGTATCTGCCTGATGAGGGGAAGATAACGGCCGCTCCTCCTGAGCCAGGTTGTCATCTCCTTTCGGCGGTTTGTCTGGAAAAAGTAGATGGCTTTTTTTACCTGTTCGTTATATTCGATCGGCATATCGCTTTTCAGGGATATTTTAAGCACGATTTTTCTCAGTTCCTCATCTGTCCACCGACCGGATTTAAAGTCCTCGATATTTTCAAGTTCTTCGATCCAAGAAGTATAATCCTCCTGGGATATTTTCTCGGAATCGCTCAGAATCGTTCCGAGGGATTTTCCCAGCGAAAAAACCGCGTTTTTGAAACGGCCCACGAGGTCTTCATCCTGGATACTGTCGATATCAACACTGCTTATAAGTACAAAAGCGCTGTCAATCTTCGATTCGGCAAGACCGAAATCAACATCTTCATACGCGGCCTGGGCATCATCGTAATACGCCAGCACCTTTTCGAGAACGGACTCTTCATCCGGGTATTTTGTCGGCTGCGCAACCGCTTCCTCAGTCTGGACGGCTTCCTCGACTAGAGTGTCCTCGGGAATGGCTTTTTTTGACGAGTAAAACGCGGATGAGCATCCGAGAAATGATAAAACACTTATAAGTGTAATACAGAAGTTGATACCGTTTCTTTTCAAGGATTTTTCCTTTCGTTTCATTAAAGTATTTATTGTGTATTTATAGTTGTTCTTATCCACCACGAATTATTAAAACCCAGACCTTTCAATATTTTAACATAATTGTCGGCTTCGCTCTTTTCGCTGAAATCACCGACTCTCACCCTGAAAAATGGAGCTTCGTATATGACATATACCTTTGCATCGACTTTCGCGCGGGCTTTTTCCGCATAGGCATATGCTTCCTTCTGATCGCCGAACATGCCAATCTGCACCCGGTATCCCAATATATCGGAAGCAGACTTCGATACCTCGGAAGTTTCACGGCGGACATCTGCTGTCCGCGATTCGTTTGCTTTATCGGCTGTCGTCTTCTGCGGAGTTATCGCTTCTTTGATGACCTCATCCGGATTCTTTGTCGATACCGGAAAGGAATCCTGCGCTATCTTTGCATATTCATCGCCCAGAATGAACGGATCGATATTTTCAACTGTCCCGGATACCGGCTGAGCCGGTGGAGATGTCAAAAGCGCTCTGTTTCCGCATCCCGGCGCACATATAACCGCAGTGCAGATACAAACGACGGCAATCGAACAGCAGTTCTTCATCGAACAACTCCGGTTTTATACGAAATGAGCTGAGATGCGATACTGCCGATAATCACCTTGCTCGACATTTTAACAGGGATTTTATAGATGTCATCGGACAGCCAGACAATTATTTTGCCCTTCTGACGAAAAATGCCTTCCGACTGGAGGATCGGTTCGATTTTCAGGCAGTTGAACGTTCCGGCAGGAACCGTGATTTTCTCCCGTTTATATACATTCACTTTCAGCGGATAAACCTGTCCATCGGCGTATACGAGCACTTCCTCGGATTTCCCGACTTCGAGATCGAATGTCCGCAGGTAATATAAAGCGCTCAGGATATCCTGAATATGCGGGGGAATTTCGGTAACAGCATATTTTTTCTGCGTACTGAGAGCGATAAGACGGTCATGATGAAAATCGACAAAACGATCGGATTTATACCGTCCTTCCCTCAGCCGCTTTTCTATTCTGCGGGAAAAAATTCCCAATGTATCGATATATGAATCCACGGTATCCCTGACTTTATAAAAACTCGAAATAAAATCGTTCGAATTGGCGGTTGTCTTGATGTGATAACACATACCTCCGTTCACACGCTCGATTCCTGTCACTGACATGGTCGCAACGCCCGCCGTATAAAAACTGTATGTAAGCTCAAAAGTAAGCTGTTCACCGACATTCCACGCCCTGTTTTCGATTCTGCGCGGTATATATTTATCATCAGGGTGCAGCCTGATAATGTCAGTGGTTAATTTGTTTCCTTCAAGATCGAGAGATTCCGGCTCATTTTCTTCCGTATACACGACCGGAAGCGATTTCGGTGTATCCACTTTACCCGCTGTTCCCGAAACGACTGTGACGGTGTCCGTCATTTCCACGGAGAATTCTTTCTTTTCCGTCTGGATACTGTCGGGTTTGTGAGTTGACGCTTTTAGTTCAAGCGTATCCGTTTCAGCCGATGACGAATCAGGGACAAACGGGACATTGAGCATTTCTGATGTCGCACGGTCGAGCGGTTTGTCGAATCGCGATCCATCCTCATCAGCACTGACGGCGCGCAGGTTCAATGTCACTGTCAGAATTAGCAGAAACACCGTATGTTTGCTCAAACTATATACTCCGAGGAACCATTCAGTACATTCAGGTATACGTCAACCGTACTGTTCACGGTATGTTCAATGGTATTCCTCAACAGTATGGAAGATGACCGGCTTCCCATTTTCCCCCTTATCTCGGGATTTTCAATCAGATAATTTATACGCTCGGCAAATGACATGTAATCGTCTATCGGAACGATATAACCGTTCACTCCATCCTGAACGATCTCCGGAATACCGCCTGCGCTTGTCGCAACGACGGGGAGATTAAAATACATGGCGTCAAATATGGAAGAACACAGGCCTTCTTCGCGGGATGAAATGGCAAAAATATCAGCGGCATTATAGACTGAAACGATATCCTTGACAAATCCCAGGAGAAAAACCGATCTCTGTAAACCGAGACTGTGAATATCCCTCTCTATCGACGATTTCATCTCCCCTTCGCCGGCGAAGAGAAACACGGCTTCCGGGTGCTTTCTGATGACATTGTGTGCCGCCTTGAGAAGTACATAGTGTGCTTTATGAGGCGCCAGCGCCGCTACAGTCGCAGTAACCACCGCATCGGAAGGTAACCCGAGTTCCGCCCGTAAATCCCTGGATGAAACGGTGTCCGCGAATTCCTCGATGATAAATCCGCTCCGGATGGTCACCACACGCTTCGGATCTATCCCGTCCTCGATGAGAATCCGTCTCACCGCATCGGAGACGGTGATAATTTTATCGACTGCCGGGCCGTATTTGACCTTTTTACTGTAGTAGCTGTGAAGATGAAAGTCAACACGCCGTGAAACAACCAGTTTGCATTCTTTCATTTTCCACAACGCCAGAATCGCTATACCATGACCATGCGAGGTATGTGCATGGGCGATGTGAATCTTTTCGCTCCTGATATAATTCCGGAGCTGGTACGCCGATACAACATCCCATTCGCCCCTGAACGGGAAATGGACGACAGTAATGCCTTCCGCATGAGCGCGTTTCGATATTTCGCTTCCGGGTTTGCAGGCAAGTACATTATATATACCGCGCCTGCCGAGGCGCTTGATGAGCTCGAGAGCCTGCCGCTGTCCGCCACGCCATTCCGCATGAGTATCGATGTGTATGACTTTGAGCTTGATCATTCGGTATTCCTTGAAGAAAGCTCATAGAGTCTGGCGTACTTCATGAATGTATACCATGCCCCCATCAGGGAAGCGATAAGACCGGGACCGGAATCGAGAAATCCGGCCCGGAGAATATACATTTTTACAAACTTACCCGCAGGCCGCGCCAGAATGCTGAATAATCCTGTCCTTCGCCCCGATCCGGCTTCGCGTTGTGCCCAGAGGCATGAATATCGGTCGATAGTCCTCAGATGATCCCCGAGATCATTATAGGGACGATGAAGCAAATCTCCCCTCAGGTATCCTTTCGATTCCCCGGCATCGAGCCACTCGTGGAGAACCTCGCCTTTCCACCGCGCATATCCCCGCTTCGAAAGGCGGGCACGGAAACCGGGATACCACCCGCAGTGCATGATCCATCGCCCCAGGTACAGGGTTTTACGCGGCACAAGGTATACCATCGGATCGCCATGCCGTTCTTCACGGGTGATTATATCCTCGATGGATTTCCGTAACTCTGCGGTGACTTCTTCATCCGCGTCAAGATTAAAAACCCAGTCACCCGTACAGAGGTCGATTGCCCTGTTTTTTTGTTCGACGAAATTATTGAATGGAGCAAATGAAACATGGGCATCGAGCTTCTCCGCCAGAACAACCGTGTTATCGGTGCTGCCAGAATCAAGAACGATTATCTCGTCCATCCACCTGACACTTTCAATAGCACGGCCGATATTTTTTTCTTCATTTTTGGTGATTATATAAGCCGATATTGTCGATCGCCGGACATTGCATCCGCACTTGCTTTCACCACTCAAACCCGTATTCCTCGGGGACTCGCGAATAAATCAAAAATGTTCCTGCCACATTACTGTATCAGAATGTGAATAAAAAATCGTGTATCAATAAACGTAACATCTGAATACCGGAGTTTTTATTTGGTACTTTCTTTACGGGAATCAGTTCCCGCTTTTTTTTCCGCCCATGAAAAAACCAATGGCGCAACGCGTGATATTTCCGCATATAGTTCGTCGAAAACGGCCATATATATCTCATACCCCCCGGCGACAGGATCGATAATTTCGCAGAAACCGGGGCGTTCATCGCCTTTCAGCCCGAAACATTTCAGTTCATGGACATACTGGCAGAACGGCCATCGCATGGTAATGAAATCGGTGTGGTTTTTTTCCATGGTGAGTATGAGGTCGGCGTTCCTGACAATTTCTTCGGAAACCTGTTTTGCGCGGTGAAATCCTATATTTATTCCGTGGGCAGCCGCAACAGCCCGTGCATCCTGAGAAGCCGGATTCCCTTCGGTGGCATATGTTCCGGCGGACTGGATTACAATCGGAATCACCCGGTTATTGTTTTCGATTTCGTCCAGAACGAGCTCTTTCAATATTCCTTCCGCCATGGGGCTGCGGCACATATTTCCAGTACATACAAAAAGGAGACGGAACTGTTCCAAATCCGACCTCAGAAAATTACACATGAATGGTATATCTTACCCCAGGTTGCAATCGAACAGGTACTATAGTTGACCGTTTTGATTTTAAAGGTACCGAAACCAGTTCCGCATGACGGCGCTTCTGTCACCCGGAATAAATATCATGGTCTCTTGCGCGCTTTATAACTTCACCGAACGAAACCTGATATTACACAACGCAAACAAAGATAAGCATTTGCACGTAATAAGTCAAGAAAATCATAAGATTCAATGATTTGCATATCATTCGGAATGACAATTCCGGTCATGTCAATCAATCCATCCGCCGAACCCGGCGTAAAATTTCAGGTTTGCGTCGTCACCAGGCCGGGCGATCAACAGATGAAGATCGGTATCGGGCATATACGGAAGATCGGTATTTATTCCAAAACCGAAACCGATTCCCTTCTTGACATCGGTGCTCTGTTTCCGCAGGTCCTTGAATGTCGGCGCGCCGCGAACCTGTCCGAAATCAAACTGGCAGAGGAGGGAAATCCTCCTGAATTTCGCTTTATGCACCGCAAATTGAAAATCGGGAAACGGCTTCACCTCGATAAGATTCTGGGAATATAAAGACTTTCTTCCCCAGAACTCGTCATTTTCGTATCCGATAAGATTTGAATGACCGCCCAGAAAATACAAAGGCGATTTCTGCGGTGTCAGATTTCCCCTGAAACTGAGGATGTTTTTATATCGGATAAATTTGTTTATCTCAACCGACCGTCTTGCCAGAAATTCAAGGAGCAGATAATTGAAATCACCATTCAACAACGTATATGACCGTTCAAATGAAAGGTAACCTAACATGTCATCATACTTGGTTTTTCCCGTTTTGCGGAAGAGATAATACACCTTGAGCGACCGGTCGTTGGCATGTATTATCTGGGTACCCATGCGGCGGTTCGGCGACCATTCACGCTGAAACTTGAATTCCATTCCGACTGTGGAATTTTTGTCAAGCGAATGGGTAAGAAACGGAATAACCGACTGGGCACGGTTCCAGATTCCCGTAGAGTCGGTGAAAACCTCGCGGAAGTAGAGATTATCCTCTATTGTAATGCCCGGCACAACGACATACTTGTAAAATGCATGGCTCATGCCGAATCCCATGTCCTGCCTCCGGTAATCGTAATCGGCGGAGATTGCGCTCCTCAGAACATTGAAATCCTGCTGGAAGAGGGCGTGAAATTCAAAGCTCGGAATATAAAGGGCATAGGAACTACCCTTGTTGAAAACGATACGGTTGATCTTGATCTTTACCGGGCCGGTGGTATTCTGCGCGAAAGCGGTACAACACATGAGACCAAGAAAAAACAGACCGATAACGATAGATTTTATCCTCATCAGAATTCTCTCCTCGCAAGCATCCGGGCGCCGATTTTCAGAGGAACCACGATTGCAGCCGCATTGAGAATCACCCCAAGAACGAGCGACACGATAATCGCCTTCTCCGGGTATTCTCCTCCCGAAACCAGAAAAACCGTGTACCGATAGAGCGGAACGGCAAGAAGCGTCATCATCATACCAATATATATGAGCGACAGAACGATAGTCAGGATACCGCCGGGACTCGTTGCGATTCTGCTCGGGTTACGCTCCGAAAAATCGGGAAATGCGGCTCCGAGCCCGACCGAAATGCAGGTCAGCCCGATGCTCATCACCATGATGCCCGCTGCGGTAAACAGGTAATACCATCCCTCGAACTTGAGAATAGCCCCGGAAAGAAGGGCAATCGGTTCGGCAATGAAAAGAAACGCGGCAAAAGCCGGAACGGATTTTGCCCGGAACAGTGTCGCGGTCGAAAGCGGCGCCGAGCCCAGAACCCAGAACGAATTGCTCTCGAGGCTTATCGACGGAAACACGAACCGTACCGCCAGCGTTGCGAGCACGAATCCGCAGAATCCGAAATTCATGACCGACAGAATGGCATGCCACCGCTCGTTGTTCAGATCGGCCGGGATAAGCCGGAGATTGAACAGGTAGAGCGCCATCAGCGCCAGGAGAAGCAGTATCTGCGCCCATTGGCTCGGTTCCCGGAGCAGAAGAATGATATCCTTCCGGAGGAGCGCCTGGCTCTGGCTCCGCGATGGTCCGGACAAAAATCCTTCCTTCCGCACTGCGCCGGCGACGGCTCTGTTCTTTTCGGCGAATGACCGCTCGTTTGAAATCTGCCATGTTTTAAAATAGAGATGCTCACCCATTATCAGGAGAACCGACACGGCAAACAACGCGGATGAAACAAGCGCGGAAGTATAGATCGTAAAATCACGGTAATTATGCAGAACGAGCGAGCGCAGACTCTGTATAAGCCAGAAATTAGGAGAAAAGGGATGAGCGTTCAGACGGAAATTGTTCAGAAACAGATTGAGAGCGCGATAATCTTCCGTGAAAGGAATGGCGAGCTGATTGGATTGCGAAAACCTTATGACCATTACCATGAATCCCGTAAAAAACAGTATACCGAGGAGAATAAGGTGCCGTAAACGTATATATTTTGACGCCAGAATCGACAGAAGGGCAAGTATCGTTCCGGCGGCTGTCGCATACACGATAAACGGGACGAGTACCAGAAATCCGGTCAGCACATATTCGAATGCCCCGAACTTGCGGGCCTGGGCATATGCATGAAGAATAGGAATAGCCATGAACAGTATGGCCCATGAGCTGTATATGATAATGTCAAGGTATTTGCTCATCAGCAGCGCATTTTCCGAGAGGGGTGTGCTGAAAAGGTACTCCGTCTCGGCGGAACGGAACAGCGATGCAAGCGCGGTCACAAAGCTCGATATAATGAGCATAAAGAAAAAAGCCATGAAACCCACGGAAACCAGGCGGTCAATGAGGAGATACCCGATTTCTTCCAGACTGACCACATATTTGAAAATAAGGCCGTGAAAGAAAAGGTACGAGCCATAGGAGAGAACGAGAAGAACGATAC contains:
- a CDS encoding DUF3108 domain-containing protein, which gives rise to MSKHTVFLLILTVTLNLRAVSADEDGSRFDKPLDRATSEMLNVPFVPDSSSAETDTLELKASTHKPDSIQTEKKEFSVEMTDTVTVVSGTAGKVDTPKSLPVVYTEENEPESLDLEGNKLTTDIIRLHPDDKYIPRRIENRAWNVGEQLTFELTYSFYTAGVATMSVTGIERVNGGMCYHIKTTANSNDFISSFYKVRDTVDSYIDTLGIFSRRIEKRLREGRYKSDRFVDFHHDRLIALSTQKKYAVTEIPPHIQDILSALYYLRTFDLEVGKSEEVLVYADGQVYPLKVNVYKREKITVPAGTFNCLKIEPILQSEGIFRQKGKIIVWLSDDIYKIPVKMSSKVIIGSIASQLISYKTGVVR
- a CDS encoding T9SS type A sorting domain-containing protein, with translation MVDLTVSSGDSSIPGRRITGSNDLISYKGDFLVKYLFRFIITLVAIIGAAALSWSEPFNIDRIEKISTGLGANDLGDIAWNGTSLWITGSGTLTNLVGEGYHVTDWISYDSMPGFGKATISSFFASGDTLITAWIYSDNRSGDVYPTGDGYSISTDHGQTWKHIPVTDLFPDRAGYKYPGTYTMTYDFALSGRTLWCATTWGYLLKTTDLGNTWTQVLPDTTGFDYLNVNHHGYCVEAYGDTLWVGTFMGINSSFDGGKTWKNYSWPADDSGNPQDQWPGNWVYTVEHKVVDGKTHIWAGCDKEMMNTGLGVYGICHTDDNGATWEYKSTIYNSWNFAFGHEGANDPAVSDRTVLAASDSGLVISYDLGDTWKIVDIVESASKKWAHGKQIFSVLVVGDTLWVTGSDGIARSHDWGKNWEIFQGVTRVKALDNNKIENIGISSRFDNVETYAYPNPFSPKRRDISYSLTKIHYSLVEQSDITVRIYDYQGRIIRTLVDGEGRAGGLSHDEVWDGKDSDMHVVPNGVYFYLIKTDKGDSARGKIMVLD
- a CDS encoding LysM peptidoglycan-binding domain-containing protein — translated: MKRNGINFCITLISVLSFLGCSSAFYSSKKAIPEDTLVEEAVQTEEAVAQPTKYPDEESVLEKVLAYYDDAQAAYEDVDFGLAESKIDSAFVLISSVDIDSIQDEDLVGRFKNAVFSLGKSLGTILSDSEKISQEDYTSWIEELENIEDFKSGRWTDEELRKIVLKISLKSDMPIEYNEQVKKAIYFFQTNRRKEMTTWLRRSGRYLPLIRQILTEEGLPQDMAYLSMIESGFNPNAYSRARCVGLWQFFYATGKLYGLDRDEWVDERKDPIKSTKAAAKHLNDLYQLYNDWNLTMAAYNCGPARITRQFQQTPDINYWEMKLPTETKSYVPFFMAALIIAKEPELFGFEKIEYDPPLEFDTVEVHPYTNLKRIAEQTSVSLEELRDLNAELRRDYTPAGKEMYHLRIPKGAKETFLAEYAKIEPEKYVPPRVSGYSVRRGDTLSGIAQRFGVSVTSLMNANNLRNAHRLSVGQRLKIPGGKEEYVASAVSDKSDDVVVSKEKTDVYVVRKDDSLGLVATKFKTSVSVLQSLNKMGKSTKIYVGQRLIVPGSGSSGALAQKSDSSRSTDAPEQITYVIQEGDSLYDIARTYNVDYKDLILWNKIKDHRKIQPGQSIIIKKTKG
- a CDS encoding glycosyltransferase family 2 protein, producing the protein MSGESKCGCNVRRSTISAYIITKNEEKNIGRAIESVRWMDEIIVLDSGSTDNTVVLAEKLDAHVSFAPFNNFVEQKNRAIDLCTGDWVFNLDADEEVTAELRKSIEDIITREERHGDPMVYLVPRKTLYLGRWIMHCGWYPGFRARLSKRGYARWKGEVLHEWLDAGESKGYLRGDLLHRPYNDLGDHLRTIDRYSCLWAQREAGSGRRTGLFSILARPAGKFVKMYILRAGFLDSGPGLIASLMGAWYTFMKYARLYELSSRNTE
- a CDS encoding SPOR domain-containing protein; the encoded protein is MKNCCSIAVVCICTAVICAPGCGNRALLTSPPAQPVSGTVENIDPFILGDEYAKIAQDSFPVSTKNPDEVIKEAITPQKTTADKANESRTADVRRETSEVSKSASDILGYRVQIGMFGDQKEAYAYAEKARAKVDAKVYVIYEAPFFRVRVGDFSEKSEADNYVKILKGLGFNNSWWIRTTINTQ
- a CDS encoding PorV/PorQ family protein, producing MVKSWFSTERGIIKFIVAMSVTVIALSGAAYPDDYRPWAGEFMRMGVGSRAMGMGNAYTAVEGDVYSAYYNPAGLSTMNNRQMAISFRYLSMDRHFKDIAFGSKIGPDASFAFSWINAGTEDVVGRDLNGNPTGSLSDSRNAFAITFSKNLNQFVSIGINAKMAYWKLDDDDAKAFGFDLGVMVRPFKNFTASFVTRDVNSRFTWNSNRWKETIGSVDGQPLEKEDRFPHYNTFGVAYQLFREKLLLASTLELVEGNPFGLDLGAAYKYNDTFTLRAGLYNYTSSDELDTGALTAGFTVRVTGSISLDYAYSSDPLENDSIHCFSLVMTYGVE
- a CDS encoding glycosyltransferase; its protein translation is MIKLKVIHIDTHAEWRGGQRQALELIKRLGRRGIYNVLACKPGSEISKRAHAEGITVVHFPFRGEWDVVSAYQLRNYIRSEKIHIAHAHTSHGHGIAILALWKMKECKLVVSRRVDFHLHSYYSKKVKYGPAVDKIITVSDAVRRILIEDGIDPKRVVTIRSGFIIEEFADTVSSRDLRAELGLPSDAVVTATVAALAPHKAHYVLLKAAHNVIRKHPEAVFLFAGEGEMKSSIERDIHSLGLQRSVFLLGFVKDIVSVYNAADIFAISSREEGLCSSIFDAMYFNLPVVATSAGGIPEIVQDGVNGYIVPIDDYMSFAERINYLIENPEIRGKMGSRSSSILLRNTIEHTVNSTVDVYLNVLNGSSEYIV